From a region of the Mycosarcoma maydis chromosome 7, whole genome shotgun sequence genome:
- a CDS encoding uncharacterized protein (related to ZRT2 - Zinc transporter II) → MLGINVKSKPAKAAALLLLAGAPLVASQSITTAVTVNGTPTTTVISPSPTGRGYCEFFIDHWDCDPTRSEAASGPSGASASAPSIQPSPVGQSCTLHGDHYHCDGPTTATAAAAAAQASPTGQGECVFHINHWDCEGGDHSDHDHSGHDHSGHSHAGHSHAGHSHGPSELYGCGLAPLEDYNLPLHIGTVFILLVSSAIGAFLPILVYTAGGATSQNKRGRWADEVFFICRHFGTGVLISTAFVHLLSHAMMYYSNECIGELKYEATAPAIAMGAVWLVFIVDFFLLRALRKKSSQQMLQAHESHHDVHGVTKRESSSTLDRTHSPATEEDAATGMYGGLTYAQAKVAEWDVFAVEAGIIFHSILIGVTLGVATGSGFVALLIAILFHQLFEGLALGSRLSLLRWKSTAYKMLMASAFVLTTPIGVAIGIGVRKSFNGNSSGTLITLGTFHALSAGILLYTALVELLSGDFIHNRQMQKSSLIRAIAAVAALTVGIMAMSVLALWA, encoded by the coding sequence ATGTTGGGGATCAATGTTAAGAGCAAGCCAGCGAAAGCAGCcgctctgctgcttctcgctGGAGCACCGCTTGTAGCCTCGCAATCGATCACCACCGCCGTCACCGTGAATGGCACTCCGACTACCACGGTGATTTCGCCATCTCCCACGGGTCGAGGCTACTGCGAATTCTTCATCGACCACTGGGACTGTGATCCGACGCGTTCTGAGGCGGCGTCTGGCCCAAGTGGTGCATCTGCGTCTGCGCCGAGTATCCAGCCTTCGCCGGTGGGTCAGAGCTGCACGTTGCATGGCGATCACTACCACTGCGATGGTCCTACTACAGCAACcgcggcggcagcggctgcaCAGGCCAGCCCTACCGGACAGGGCGAGTGTGTTTTCCACATCAACCACTGGGATTGCGAAGGCGGAGACCACTCAGACCACGACCACTCAGGCCACGACCATTCGGGACATTCGCACGCCGGCCATTCGCACGCCGGTCATAGCCACGGACCCTCGGAACTGTACGGCTGCGGTCTGGCGCCGCTCGAAGATTACAATCTGCCACTTCACATTGGCACAGTCTTTAttctgctcgtctcgtcggCTATTGGTGCGTTCCTTCCAATCCTGGTCTACACGGCAGGTGGTGCAACCTCGCAGAACAAAAGAGGCCGATGGGCAGACGAGGTGTTCTTCATTTGCCGACACTTTGGTACTGGTGTGCTAATCAGTACTGCTTTTGTGCACTTGCTGAGCCACGCGATGATGTACTACTCGAACGAGTGTATTGGAGAGCTCAAGTACGAAGCTACTGCACCGGCTATCGCGATGGGTGCCGTGTGGCTGGTGTTCATTGTCGACTTCTTCCTGCTTCGTGCgttgaggaagaagagTTCGCAGCAGATGCTACAGGCACACGAGAGCCACCACGATGTGCACGGCGTCACGAAACGcgaatcgagctcgacactTGATCGCACCCACTCGCCTGCCACGGAAGAGGATGCAGCAACCGGAATGTACGGCGGTCTCACCTACGCCCAAGCCAAAGTCGCCGAATGGGACGTGTTCGCCGTCGAAGCAGGTATCATCTTCCACTCGATCCTCATTGGCGTCACACTCGGCGTCGCCACAGGTTCCGGCTTCGTAGCGCTGCTCATCGCCATTCTCTTCCACCAGCTCTTCGAAggtctcgctctcggctCGCGTCTCTCCCTGCTAAGGTGGAAGAGCACCGCGTACAAGATGCTCATGGCCTCCGCGTTCGTCCTTACCACCCCGATCGGCGTAGCTATCGGTATCGGTGTCAGGAAGAGCTTCAACGGAAACAGCTCGGGTACGCTGATCACTTTGGGAACGTTCCACGCTCTCAGCGCCGGTATCCTGCTCTACACGGCGCTCGTCGAACTGCTCAGTGGTGACTTCATTCACAACAGGCAGATGCAGAAGAGCTCCTTGATCAgagccatcgctgctgtaGCCGCGTTGACCGTAGGTATCATGGCTATGTCCGTGCTCGCTCTGTGGGCCTAA
- a CDS encoding Acetyltransferase involved in MEL production: MKSNVDTVLDGYTSVPVGVLDSTLANTDILTRITLVFPSSLSLSALQESWYALVRSWPILAARVRATPSTPSGLSYLIPTPATLESLETRSRNSASKPLEKHIVLLDQSSRSFSDYHPIVAKAVHSNLDRNNISIGGAPLVEHEKATICSNACTSWKQLIKQDQAFVTAQATKFADATTVTISFSHILGDAFTIKHIFQGWQTALNGQAVQELQDVGKDPFIKYLPKDTNDKKHKKNKKSEPAPDLPLQWFRYGLARKIKLISLLLWEVKVKKPEKTLGQYYIYLPQAKVDELMAQARSDLEQLRSSSATSATERDLNVSTFNVLFAWLLQNIHASTAIKPSKTSSVICIINAKTRPPAGHVPADYPRHQLWGGALGAPLRPLSAAEYVTLPLGQLALHIRESITEQVDPENIRKSVVMALKHSMWKKPSGELLFFSQNPNTYWCGCTEWRSAKFHTIDFSAAATPHHDAIQPTAAPAASVNPVAITTNMETPMTKRNRWALLGEANNGIWFTGGLTANEASNKNGFGRYIFVE; encoded by the coding sequence ATGAAGAGCAACGTGGATACTGTGCTGGACGGGTACACGAGCGTCCCCGTCGGCGTGTTGGACAGCACACTGGCCAACACGGATATCCTGACTCGCATCACGCTTGTGTTCCCATCATCGCTGTCGCTCTCAGCCCTGCAGGAGTCGTGGTATGCGCTTGTTCGAAGCTGGCCCATCCTCGCAGCTCGTGTGCGAGCGACGCCATCCACGCCCTCCGGCCTGTCGTACTTGATCCCCACGCCTGCAACGCTCGAATCACTGGAAACCCGATCTCGAAACTCAGCTAGCAAGCCGCTGGAAAAACACATTGTCCTGCTCGACCAATCCTCACGTTCCTTCTCAGACTACCATCCCATTGTCGCCAAAGCTGTCCACTCGAACCTCGATCGCAACAACATCAGCATCGGAGGAGCGCCGCTCGTAGAGCACGAAAAAGCGACGATTTGCAGCAATGCCTGCACCAGCTGGAAGCAGTTGATCAAGCAGGATCAGGCCTTCGTCACGGCTCAGGCCACCAAGTTTGCCGACGCCACGACGGTCACCATCAGCTTCAGCCATATCCTGGGCGACGCTTTCACAATCAAACACATCTTCCAAGGCTGGCAGACGGCGTTGAACGGTCAAGCGGTGCAAGAGCTCCAAGATGTGGGTAAGGATCCGTTTATCAAATATCTTCCCAAGGATACCAACGACAAGAAGCACAAGAAAAACAAAAAGTCCGAGCCGGCTCCAGATTTGCCGTTGCAATGGTTCCGATACGGGCTGGCGCGCAAGATCAAGTTGATCAGCCTCCTGTTGTGGGAAGTCAAGGTAAAGAAACCTGAAAAGACGCTTGGCCAGTACTACATCTATCTACCACAAGCTAAGGTGGACGAGTTGATGGCACAAGCTCGCTCGGATCTCGAACAGCTTCGTTCCTCGTCTGCCACGAGCGCAACTGAGCGCGACTTGAACGTCAGCACGTTCAACGTGCTTTTTGCCTGGTTGTTGCAGAACATCCACGCGTCCACTGCAatcaagccaagcaagacgagcagcgtgATTTGCATTATCAATGCCAAGACACGCCCTCCAGCTGGTCATGTGCCAGCCGACTACCCTAGGCATCAGTTGTGGGGAGGCGCTTTAGGTGCGCCTCTGCGCCCACTCTCTGCGGCAGAGTATGTGACACTCCCGCTCGGTCAGCTAGCGTTGCACATCCGTGAATCGATCACCGAGCAAGTGGATCCGGAAAACATACGCAAGAGCGTCGTCATGGCGCTCAAACACTCCATgtggaagaagccgagcgGCGAGTTGCTTTTCTTCTCACAAAACCCCAACACTTACTGGTGCGGATGTACAGAATGGAGGAGCGCCAAGTTTCACACAATCGACTTTTCCGCTGCAGCCACACCACACCACGATGCCATTcagccaacagcagcgcccGCCGCAAGCGTAAACCCAGTTGCAATTACCACCAACATGGAGACCCCAATGACCAAACGCAACCGATGGGCGCTCCTCGGCGAGGCAAATAACGGTATATGGTTTACAGGTGGCTTGACGGCAAACGAGGCCAGCAACAAGAACGGCTTCGGAAGGTACATCTTTGTCGAATAG
- a CDS encoding Major Facilitator invovled in MEL transport, with protein MADEKRTSIEEPGTPMSYSTAASPELLSSSNNASALPAYPSSQTKQDKESLSHDQAVRVEPESSTPLTDSVEDNESGAKVKKDLHFWIIFSALMLIAFVAALDMTMISTALPAITANLPPSTIAANWITSAFLLPMVASQPIFGGLSCSIGRKWSINSALVIFLVGSVVCATAKTFLVLVIGRGIQGLGGGGIHSMCEIIMSDLTTLRERGLFFGVIALVFAVAGFAAPVLGGVFSEHSWPWIFWINLPIGAISLVLLIIFLNIRVPLLTGKEKWQKLDLVGNAVLFGSVTAILIAVTEGGIKYRWSAWQIWVPLVVGLLGIMLFLVIEWVPNRIAPKPVFPLDLFRNRTASVAYVQTFVHGVIFYGVIYMVPIYFQAIKDRTPLQSAIWSFPLSAPSFPFAMGAGVLISITGKYKLLIFCGWMLMAAGIGWMTHWHVGTSKFEWAFSQVILGAGLGIMFPITLPPIQAALPASRLESATAAYAFTRTFGAVWGITAATTIFSTQAAKNLRPYYDQLNPLGLSDFTVVAFSEQLRNLPQPIQGVVKGVYADAISDSYWLFVPLAIIGFFTTFGMKELPLPDFIKSEAKLEQKQDVTPALKSSAAHAVVNVKTEVPSTLP; from the coding sequence ATGGCGGACGAGAAACGGacctcgatcgaggagcCCGGCACGCCGATGAGCTACTCGACAGCGGCGTCGCCCGAGCTCCTGAGTTCGAGCAACAATGCTTCAGCACTACCTGCCTATCCCTCGTCTCAAACCAAGCAAGACAAGGAAAGCCTTTCGCACGATCAGGCTGTTAGAGTCGAGCCTGAATCCAGCACACCTTTGACGGACAGTGTTGAGGACAACGAATCGGGCGCCAAGGTGAAGAAGGACTTGCATTTTTGGATCATCTTCTCGGCCTTGATGTTGATCGCATTTGTCGCTGCGCTTGACATGACCATGATCAGTACCGCATTACCTGCAATCACGGCGAACCTGCCGCCGTCGACCATCGCTGCCAACTGGATAACGTCGGCATTTTTGCTGCCCATGGTGGCTTCGCAGCCCATCTTCGGTGGTCTTTCATGTTCGATCGGTCGCAAATGGTCGATCAATTCAGCACTCGTCATCTTTCTGGTCGGCAGTGTAGTGTGCGCCACCGCCAAGACGTTCCTCGTGCTGGTCATCGGTCGTGGTATCCAGGGTCTAGGAGGCGGTGGAATCCATTCCATGTGCGAGATCATCATGTCGGATCTGACCACGTTGCGCGAGCGCGGGCTGTTCTTCGGTGTGATCGCGCTCGTCTTTGCCGTTGCTGGTTTTGCAGCTCCCGTGCTTGGTGGCGTTTTCAGCGAGCACTCTTGGCCGTGGATCTTCTGGATCAATCTGCCGATCGGTGCGATCtcgttggtgctgctgatcaTCTTCCTCAACATCCGAGTGCCGCTGCTGACAGGCAAGGAAAAATGGCAGAAGTTGGATCTGGTAGGCAATGCTGTGTTGTTTGGCTCGGTCACGGCGATCCTGATTGCTGTGACCGAGGGAGGCATCAAGTATCGCTGGTCGGCTTGGCAGATTTGGGTGCCGCTCGTCGTGGGTCTACTGGGCATAATGCTCTTCCTCGTTATTGAATGGGTTCCGAACCGCATCGCGCCCAAGCCTGTGTTCCCCTTGGACCTTTTCCGTAATCGCACCGCCTCGGTTGCCTACGTGCAAACCTTTGTGCACGGCGTTATCTTCTACGGCGTTATCTACATGGTCCCCATCTACTTTCAGGCCATCAAGGATCGCACGCCGCTGCAATCGGCGATCTGGTCATTCCCCTTGTCGGCACCGTCTTTCCCATTCGCAATGGGTGCAGGTGtcttgatctcgatcaCGGGCAAATacaagctgctcatcttTTGTGGCTGGATGCTCATGGCTGCCGGTATTGGATGGATGACACACTGGCACGTTGGCACGTCCAAATTCGAGTGGGCCTTCTCGCAGGTGATTTTGGGGGCCGGATTGGGCATCATGTTTCCGATCACGTTGCCACCCATTCAAGCGGCGTTGCCGGCGTCGAGACTGGAAAGTGCCACTGCGGCATACGCGTTCACACGTACGTTTGGTGCTGTATGGGGCATCACGGCGGCCACCACGATCTTCTCTACGCAGGCAGCCAAGAACTTGCGACCCTACTACGATCAACTCAACCCGCTAGGTCTTAGCGACTTTACAGTGGTGGCGTTCTCGGAACAACTTCGCAATCTGCCACAGCCCATCCAGGGTGTGGTCAAAGGTGTATATGCCGACGCGATCTCAGATTCGTACTGGCTGTTTGTTccgctcgccatcatcggctTCTTCACCACGTTTGGTATGAAGGAGCTCCCGTTGCCCGACTTTATCAAGTCagaggccaagctcgagcagaagcaagacGTCACTCCGGCGCTCAAgagcagcgcagcacaCGCTGTCGTGAATGTAAAGACAGAAGTGCCTTCCACTTTGCCTTGA
- a CDS encoding Acyltransferase invovled in MEL production yields MINNALRTLISSATEQSLDDVLEHEFRTAVQLQQMDQFEWHQVEADLWKRTCLGHEASASFNQNIAHGHTELSLMTSWRVHQPSSSRITGSELELDQLVARVRQAWIQARYLRPEVGVELDTHTDPTVAQTMCYRLLRDEESIQEWLDETFVVKRLGDPGVATPAELCAYTYNRPLATKGKKSMLYLILPRLDDEQRTAYTIWNVSHAVTDGGSLAEVFNTLFQCVIDATPSEPYDSIYTPSAFELNVLPRMPRSVVMAYRQQYQPKPEEIAKAHKVAEVNMRMITEKMGESLALMPSTSWPERKHETVCLCRELEANEVRELLKFAKQVHSGITYLASAATILSAAETFPERKASSKGALVGMVRNARRWISATPLDASLGASTPLGSDAVFLWVPIDTHKTLEPSFSRMQELVTTARHIRHELDKHLTTPHCISSYPYVAESSIQGLNQQWSQIKAVQSPSSSSSQKEIAGIIGAQAPGFSSVGMMRIRPRFEPVSANARASGLWLERTDFTHTGRQINASPWISMFNVDGRIKLQLGFDTKFHEVEKMNQWLDRTVVWMRICAAAAATTSTSVSSTSVDATAPVFARL; encoded by the coding sequence ATGATCAACAACGCTCTCCGAACACTTATTTCCTCGGCGACCGAACAGTCTCTGGACGATGTTCTTGAACACGAGTTCAGGACGGCTGTGCAACTGCAGCAGATGGATCAGTTCGAATGGCACCAGGTAGAGGCAGATCTTTGGAAACGTACCTGCCTTGGGCATGAAGCTTCTGCTTCGTTCAACCAAAACATTGCCCATGGCCATACGGAGCTTTCCTTAatgacgagctggcgcGTTCATCAGCCCAGTTCATCGCGCATCACTGGTTCCGAGTTGGAACTTGACCAGCTGGTCGCGAGGGTTAGACAGGCCTGGATCCAGGCGAGGTACTTGCGGCCCGAAGTGGGTGTCGAGTTGGACACGCACACGGACCCAACAGTTGCACAGACCATGTGCTACCGCCTGCTACGTGACGAAGAATCGATTCAAGAGTGGCTCGACGAGACGTTTGTGGTGAAGCGTCTAGGCGATCCCGGTGTGGCTACGCCGGCCGAACTGTGCGCATACACGTACAATCGTCCTCTTGCCACCAAGGGAAAAAAGTCGATGCTCTACCTCATTCTTCCCAGgctcgatgacgagcaaCGCACTGCGTACACCATCTGGAATGTGTCGCATGCCGTCACGGATGGCGGAAGCCTTGCCGAAGTTTTTAACACGCTCTTTCAGTGCGTCATCGATGCTACACCCTCGGAGCCTTACGACTCGATCTACACGCCAAGCGCTTTCGAGCTCAATGTTTTGCCCCGGATGCCGCGCAGCGTGGTGATGGCGTATCGACAGCAGTACCAGCCCAAGCCTGAGGAAATCGCAAAGGCTCACAAGGTTGCCGAAGTCAACATGCGAATGATCACAGAAAAGATGGGTGAATCTTTGGCACTCATGCCTTCAACTTCGTGGCCGGAGCGCAAGCACGAGACTGTCTGCCTGTGTAGGGAGTTGGAAGCAAACGAGGTtcgcgagctgctcaagttTGCCAAGCAGGTTCATTCGGGTATCACGTACCTCGCATCAGCAGCCACGATTCTGTCAGCGGCAGAGACGTTCCCGGAGCGCAAGGCTTCGAGCAAAGGCGCGCTCGTGGGAATGGTACGCAATGCTCGACGATGGATCTCTGCGACGCCTCTCGATGCAAGTTTGGGGGCGTCGACGCCTCTTGGTTCGGACGCCGTCTTCCTCTGGGTGCCTATCGACACACACAAGACACTCGAGCCTAGTTTCAGCAGGATGCAAGAGCTTGTGACTACGGCGCGTCACATTCGCCACGAGCTTGATAAACACTTGACTACTCCTCACTGCATCTCGTCCTACCCTTACGTGGCGGAGAGCTCCATCCAGGGACTGAACCAGCAGTGGTCGCAAATCAAGGCAGTACAGtcaccaagctcatcaagcAGCCAAAAAGAGATTGCTGGCATCATCGGTGCTCAAGCGCCTGGCTTTTCGAGTGTCGGCATGATGAGGATTCGCCCACGTTTCGAGCCCGTGTCGGCCAACGCACGTGCCTCTGGCTTGTGGCTCGAACGAACCGACTTCACGCATACCGGTCGACAGATCAACGCGTCTCCGTGGATCAGCATGTTTAATGTTGATGGCAGGATCAAGTTGCAACTTGGCTTCGATACCAAGTTCCACGAGGTGGAAAAGATGAACCAGTGGCTTGACCGCACGGTTGTCTGGATGCGAATTTGcgccgcagccgccgccaccactTCTACTTCGGTCTCTTCTACGTCGGTCGATGCGACCGCTCCTGTGTTTGCTCGTCTCTAG
- a CDS encoding Erythritol-mannosyl-transferase invovled in MEL production, which produces MKVALLANPARGEINVLLATAYELIRLGHDVTFLTGSSFANAIAEFRSEQNDPILAARIHFSDLGNARAVEDFTRGMQSHLKGLRKPPGDYSSMEICQIVALVTEQEFRDAATMVRDRLLEIEPDMIAVDALSPNLVTGCRMTGLPWMFTVPCSPSLTATRKSLFDPHPMGRRRQRTLMSALENLKLTFIETYRNATKKDLYARRALLKNEFGLNSMGFNGDSAIVPPLWKDRNCVGGIHFNTPGLTDSIRQPHQIHFVGAGVTSDPENHDTPVFEAASFLKQLSPSSSTTFKPLFPPLSKTGRDLDVEWMDEAYAAGQLVVYLNMGSMFLWTDAEVRSCLRAFERLYEQSGGKIKLLFKLNKPKRTPNNTGASTPTAPISSPDFEEKQRTVMGSARPVGASNLVSEKLADAIKNVTPRRKTDADKGYSQFTLSEFEGLEYVRFTRWVHDQRSIYKHPALRVVIHHGGGNSFNEAVHYALPQMILSQWFDTHEYAILAERFGIGLRSKHAPKIDENDLVNTMTRLLQGPEAEKIRRNAKVWSIRSRNAGGAPAAARLIEAQAMLFNQQKQLELAASEVRAAVDTLSGKSSVADLESETAFTPNMLSGAASTVGSD; this is translated from the exons ATGAAGGTTGCCCTCCTTGCCAACCCTGCACGAGGAGAGATCAATGTCCTCCTAGCGACGGCGTACGAGCTGATCCGTCTTGGACACGATGTAACCTTCCTCACCGGCTCATCGTTCGCCAATGCTATTGCGGAATTCAGGAGCGAGCAGAATGATCCTATCCTGGCAGCACGAATTCACTTTTCGGATCTGGGCAACGCACGAGCCGTCGAAGACTTTACACGAGGCATGCAATCACATCTCAAGGGCCTTCGAAAACCACCAGGCGACTACAGCAGCATGGAGATCTGCCAGATTGTAGCTTTGGTAACAGAGCAAGAGTTTCGAGATGCAGCCACAATGGTCCGCGACCgcttgctcgagatcgaacCTGACATGA ttgctgttgatgcACTCTCCCCCAACCTGGTCACTGGTTGCCGAATGACTGGCTTGCCATGGATGTTCACCGTTCCGTGCTCGCCATCTCTCACAGCGACACGTAAGAGCCTGTTTGACCCACATCCCATGggtcgtcgacgtcagAGAACGTTGATGTCCGCGCTCGAGAACCTCAAGCTCACCTTTATTGAAACCTATCGCAATGCTACCAAGAAGGACCTTTATGCTCGGCGCGCGCTCCTGAAAAACGAGTTTGGTCTTAACTCGATGGGCTTCAACGGCGACAGTGCCATTGTTCCGCCTCTGTGGAAGGACCGCAACTGCGTTGGAGGCATTCATTTCAACACGCCTGGCCTCACAGACTCGATTCGACAACCCCACCAGATTCATTTCGTTGGAGCGGGTGTGACGAGCGATCCCGAGAACCACGACACCCCGGTATTCGAGGCAGCCAGCTTCTTAAAGCAGTTGAGTccgtcatcctcgaccacgTTCAAGCCGTTGTTTCCTCCGCTATCCAAGACTGGACGAGACTTGGACGTTGAATGGATGGACGAAGCGTACGCAGCTGGTCAGTTGGTGGTCTACCTTAACATGGGAAGCATGTTTTTGTGGACCGACGCCGAAGTGCGATCGTGCCTGCGCGCGTTTGAGCGACTGTACGAGCAGAGCGGAggcaagatcaagctcttgttcaagctcaacaagccGAAACGTACGCCCAACAACACGGGAGCCTCGACACCAACCgcgcccatctcgtcgccgGACTTTGAAGAGAAGCAGCGAACCGTGATGGGATCCGCGCGTCCTGTCGGAGCTTCAAACCTGGTCTCGGAAAAGCTTGCTGATGCGATTAAAAACGTAACGCCTCGACGCAAGACGGATGCCGACAAGGGATACTCTCAATTTACGCTCTCTGAGTTTGAGGGTCTCGAGTACGTGCGCTTTACCAGGTGGGTTCACGACCAGCGCAGTATCTACAAGCACCCTGCGCTCCGAGTTGTGATCCACCACGGCGGCGGTAACTCTTTCAACGAGGCAGTCCACTACGCTCTGCCCCAGATGATTCTTTCGCAGTGGTTTGACACGCACGAGTACGCCATCCTCGCCGAGCGCTTTGGTATTGGGCTGCGTAGCAAGCACGCTCCTAAGATCGATGAGAACGACTTGGTCAATACCATGACTCGTCTGCTCCAAGGCCCAGAGGCAGAAAAGATTCGACGCAACGCAAAGGTGTGGTCGATTCGAAGCCGTAACGCTGGCGgtgcacctgctgctgctcgtctcaTTGAGGCGCAGGCAATGCTGTTCAACCAacagaagcagctcgaactAGCTGCCTCGGAGGTCCGTGCCGCCGTCGACACGCTTTCAGGCAAGTCGTCCGTGGCAGATCTGGAGAGCGAGACTGCTTTTACCCCGAATATGTTGTCTGGCGCCGCTTCCACTGTTGGGAGCGATTGA
- a CDS encoding Acyltransferase invovled in MEL production, whose translation MQADKHAWKEVSPNLAQRPLVGVEKLLNYAEYYQNGNFQLSAAIHLETNLTTEKLQQRFGLAVWNVRCLLPEIGTWTVGTTGDAAVDLDNATFTAIQTVEEAQKWIDETAVIVQDGTTAEELTILTTNHTIEPAGKQFRVYLVTNARQGSPAIIVNASHVLSGHRIAAQLCTIVQALVDARLVSLLQAEPDPRAALRSIFVPENLARLIGKLPISLNTAYHKRFNPTEGDLENGFEKLSERLANSALPSIGIPRLSSPATNPEYSLGTVNGEAMTIMNLRRTIGSNEYRLLIDAHKKLGITVPSVIYACIVNSIDRRCKSNTAQDAETPGANLAYSAHAKRWLPDETFMTRSPVNMAIVLGSAYVSPDELRSKQHGCDLSIDELIELAKTIRAKQDAYLDTPHIISAMEQVGDEVSAMIADTAIKQRQAGTDPHVALFENSPAICPPTLTSQGDIAFKRLYTAQGGSWDPEPAVAAGEYVYIGHSWNSGRTTDASVCFALVGFSGELRLTSYFDSRFFDAKLIESILDDVLSNLRMIATTVPVDAPEAKL comes from the exons ATGCAGGCAGATAAACATGCTTGGAAGGAGGTCTCGCCGAACCTTGCTCAGCGACCGCTGGTTGGAGTCGAAAAGTTGCTCAACTACGCAGAATATTATCAAAACGGCAAT TTCCAACTGTCGGCTGCCATTCATCTCGAGACAAATTTGACTACTGAAAAGCTACAACAGCGCTTCGGCTTGGCTGTGTGGAACGTCAGATGTCTTCTGCCAGAGATCGGCACATGGACCGTGGGTACAACcggtgatgctgctgtggaCCTCGACAACGCCACTTTCACCGCCATCCAAACCGTCGAGGAGGCTCAAAAGTGGATCGACGAAACCGCTGTGATAGTTCAAGATGGAACCACAGCTGAAGAATTGACAATTCTCACCACCAACCACACCATCGAGCCGGCTGGTAAGCAGTTTCGTGTCTATCTAGTCACCAACGCGCGCCAAGGCAGCCCTGCGATCATCGTCAATGCCTCTCACGTTCTCAGCGGTCATCGCATAGCGGCACAACTCTGTACCATCGTTCAAGCCTTGGTAGATGCCAGGCTCGTGTCGCTCTTGCAAGCTGAGCCAGACCCTCGCGCTGCGCTCAGGTCTATCTTTGTCCCCGAAAACCTGGCTCGACTAATCGGCAAGCTGCCCATCAGCCTTAACACGGCGTATCACAAGAGATTCAACCCCACTGAGGGCGACTTGGAAAATGGCTTCGAGAAGCTGAGCGAACGTCTTGCCAACTCGGCATTGCCATCCATTGGCATTCCTCGATTGTCGTCCCCGGCAACAAATCCGGAATACTCACTCGGCACGGTCAACGGTGAAGCCATGACCATCATGAATCTCAGGAGAACCATCGGTTCCAACGAGTATCGGTTGCTCATAGATGCTCACAAAAAGCTTGGTATCACGGTTCCCTCTGTTATCTATGCCTGCATCGtcaacagcatcgatcgacgctgcaaGTCAAACACGGCGCAGGATGCCGAAACGCCCGGGGCGAATCTGGCCTATTCGGCGCATGCCAAACGATGGTTGCCAGACGAAACCTTCATGACTCGCTCTCCCGTCAACATGGCCATCGTTCTCGGGTCAGCTTACGTCTCGcccgacgagctgcgatcGAAGCAGCACGGGTGTGATCTGAGCATCGAtgagctgatcgagcttgcaAAGACCATTCGCGCCAAGCAGGATGCCTACCTCGACACTCCACACATCATCTCAGCGATGGAGCAGGTAGGCGATGAAGTCTCTGCCATGATTGCGGACACAGCCATcaagcagcgtcaagcCGGCACGGATCCACACGTAGCTCTTTTCGAGAACTCGCCCGCCATTTGCCCACCAACGCTCACATCGCAGGGCGACATCGCCTTCAAGAGGCTCTACACTGCTCAGGGCGGCTCATGGGATCCTGAGCCAGCTGTCGCTGCAGGAGAGTACGTCTACATCGGGCACAGCTGGAACAGTGGCCGAACCACTGACGCTAGCGTGTGCTTTGCCCTGGTTGGCTTCTCCGGTGAGCTGAGACTCACAAGTTACTTCGATTCTCGCTTCTTTGACGCCAAGCTCATCGAAAGCATCCTTGATGACGTATTGTCAAACCTTCGAATGATCGCCACCACAGTCCCCGTTGACGCTCCCGAGGCCAAGCTCTAG